One Brienomyrus brachyistius isolate T26 chromosome 24, BBRACH_0.4, whole genome shotgun sequence DNA segment encodes these proteins:
- the LOC125719928 gene encoding dnaJ homolog subfamily C member 18-like produces MDKEESERLIEKAKQCLRFGRRDRALQLLYEAQRVYPSTRARVLIDAVLRDEGGPTEEVHAHDARGWSSREEDSSRGSEEKFNEDQRQGVLRIKKCKDFYEILGVTKDASDEDLKKAYRKLALKFHPDKNFAPGATDAFKAIGNAYAVLSNPDKRRQYDLCNEAPSAESPRHQAAHPAPGPHRNFTRDFKADISPEELFNAFFAGRFPTGNVHVYTNRGATYSHYYQPRRRRAQERREEEAEDNRSQNTFTAFLQLLPVLVLILISVFTQLMATNPPYSLFYKPSMGLVVSRETQHMGVTYYVDKGFQKEYKGASLLELEKSVENDYMEHLQSSCWKEKQQKSDLANLAQLYRDERLKQKAEMMKMDNCEKLSRIIERQRGE; encoded by the exons ATGGATAAAGAGGAATCGGAGCGGCTGATAGAGAAGGCGAAGCAGTGTCTCCGCTTCGGGCGCAGGGACCGGGCGCTTCAGCTGCTCTATGAAGCGCAGAGGGTCTACCCCAGCACCCGGGCGAGAG TTTTAATTGACGCGGTCCTGAGGGATGAGGGTGGCCCCACTGAGGAGGTCCACGCTCACGATGCTCGTGGGTGGAGCTCGAGGGAGGAGGATAGCAGCAGGGGAAGCGAGGAGAAGTTCAACGAGGACCAGCGTCAGGGGGTCCTCAG GATAAAGAAATGCAAGGACTTCTACGAGATCCTCGGCGTGACCAAGGACGCCAGCGATGAGGACCTGAAAAAAGCCTACAGGAAGCTGGCACTCAAGTTCCACCCGGACAAAAACTTTGCTCCTGGAGCCACAGACGCTTTCAAAG CCATAGGGAATGCGTACGCGGTCCTGAGCAACCCAGACAAGCGGAGGCAGTACGACCTGTGCAATGAGGCGCCATCAGCCGAGAGCCCCCGGCACCAGGCGGCCCACCCTGCCCCCGGACCCCACCGCAACTTCACCCGAGACTTCAAGGCGGACATTTCACCCGAGGAGCTCTTCAACGCCTTCTTTGCGGGCCGGTTTCCCACAG GAAACGTCCACGTGTACACAAACAGGGGAGCCACCTACAGCCACTACTACCAGCCGCGTCGCCGGCGCGCTCAGGAGAGACGTGAGGAGGAAGCGGAAGACAACCGCAGCCAG AACACCTTCACAGCCTTCCTGCAGCTGCTCCCCGTCCTCGTGCTGATCCTCATCTCCGTCTTCACCCAGCTCATGGCCACCAACCCCCCCTACAGTCTCTTCTACAAACC GTCCATGGGCCTGGTGGTTTCCAGGGAGACGCAACACATGGGTGTCACGTACTATGTGGACAAGGGCTTCCAGAAGGAGTACAAAggggcttctctgctggagcttGAGAAGTCCGTGGAGAACGATTACATGGAGCATCTGCAGAGCAGCTGCTGGAAGGAGAAACAGCAGA agtCGGACTTGGCCAACCTGGCCCAGCTGTACCGGGACGAGAGGCTGAAGCAGAAGGCAGAGATGATGAAGATGGACAACTGTGAGAAGCTGTCCCGCATAATCGAGCGACAAAGGGGTGAATGA
- the ecscr gene encoding endothelial cell-specific chemotaxis regulator, whose amino-acid sequence MYPYYFCSTLLLTGHLCHISTAQTARVPVSRTTIGSHLTTSSESMHFDAEPPPVRGLSPSPFSQKNVTESKSDKKILSVAVKPEPMHRTTSETPAATTLTDTIGKSSWAVTPPGNTNTANHSSARAMPTTARTRPQAVTASHATRSVLTTAARKSAAAPTSLSNSTGMVPTPAPENSLAMIAFGVMSFVLALIVVMVILLTAVNMKGRCQKNKGEGKKICDSLVSEGNVPITGRKESITLVSVKMINAETDIDTPLIPSANSTLQDSEEMLKVLLNSKV is encoded by the exons ATGTACCCATATTATTTCTGCTCCACCCTGCTCCTGACTGGACATCTATGCCACATCTCGACAG CTCAAACTGCCCGGGTACCAGTCAGCAGGACAACGATAGGTTCTCATCTAACTACGTCCTCAGAGTCCATGCACTTCGACGCAG AGCCCCCACCAGTGCGGGGGCTGTCACCCTCCCCGTTTAGCCAAAAAAATGTGACGGAATCGAAGAGTGACAAGAAGATACTGTCTGTGGCTGTAAAACCTGAGCCAATGCATCGCACGACATCAGAAACGCCAG CTGCCACGACGTTAACGGACACTATTGGGAAGAGCAGCTGGGCAGTCACCCCACCAG GAAACACCAATACAGCCAATCATTCTTCAGCACGGGCAATGCCCACTACAGCCAGGACCCGCCCCCAGGCCGTGACAGCCTCCCATGCCACTAGATCAG TGCTGACAACAGCTGCGAGGAAATCTGCAGCAGCGCCAACTTCACTCAGCAACAGCACGGGGATGGTTCCCACCCCGGCTCCGGAAAACAGCCTGGCCATGATCGCCTTCG GAGTGATGAGTTTCGTTCTCGCCCTCATCGTCGTCATGGTGATTTTGCTGACCGCTGTGAATATGAAAGGACGGTGCCAAAAGAACAAGGGCGAAG gtaaaaagaTCTGCGATTCTCTGGTGTCAGAAGG CAACGTCCCAATCACTGGCAGGAAAGAGAGCATAACTTTGGTGTCTGTGAAGATGATAAACGCGGAGACAG ATATAGACACCCCACTGATCCCATCAGCTAACAGCACCCTTCAGGACAGCGAGGAAATGCTTAAGGTCCTGTTGAACAGCAAG GTGTGA